The following is a genomic window from Saprospiraceae bacterium.
ATTTTTGTGGTTGTATTTCCGGTGAGAACACCATCCGGATTGTCGGACAAAGGGTACCACTTCACAATCCAGCCGTCGCCTCCTGCAGAGTATAGTACCTGCTTCTGATGGTCATATTTCATGCTGTATATAGCAGAACGATGTCCGGAAAAATCTTTTATTTTAGTAATATTGGCGAAAACTCCCAAAGGTATATTAGTTTTGCTTTTTTAAAAATATGATGTTGCAACTTCGGAGCACTAACAAAGCCAGAGATCACAAGTTTAAGAATCTATGCCTTTAATATTGACAAAAAATGAAAATGGATTATTCAGATATGGTATATGGCATCATATCGAAGCTGATGAATTCTTCCTGCAAAGACTTAAATTAAGCAACGCAGAAGAAGCAGAGGTGCAAAATCTGAAAGCAAGAAAAAAAAGTGAATGGCTTTGTTCCAGATATTTGCTCACAATAGTGGCTGATCACGAAATACGTGGAGCCTGCCTTAAAGATGAATATGGCAAACCGTATATAGAAGGATCTGACGAAAATATATCCATCAGTCATACTTTTGATTACACCGCGGTGATCATCAGCAAAAAATTATGTGGCATTGACATACAGGTTGTTGTGCCCAAAATTATTGCCATCGGGCCGAGATTTATCAATGAAAATGAATTAAAATACATACCTCAAAACAATAAACTCTACTATTTTCATGTCATATGGGGTGCGAAAGAAGCCATGTATAAATGTCATGGTAAAAAAGAGTTGGATTTCAAGAAGCATCTCGAAGTCAGTCCGTTTGATTTTAGCCCGGTTTGTTTCACATTTGAAGGTCGAATTCATAAAGATGATTGTATAGTGAAATACAGTTTATTCGCCGAACTTAACGATAAAATAATGACCGTATATGCCGTTGAAAATTAAAAATATGGTTTGGTTAGTAATTTTCTTGCAATTGTTTGCCAACTCCTGCAAAGACAAAACTAAGCCCCCGGAAGCAGAATCCGCACCAAG
Proteins encoded in this region:
- a CDS encoding 4'-phosphopantetheinyl transferase superfamily protein; the encoded protein is MPLILTKNENGLFRYGIWHHIEADEFFLQRLKLSNAEEAEVQNLKARKKSEWLCSRYLLTIVADHEIRGACLKDEYGKPYIEGSDENISISHTFDYTAVIISKKLCGIDIQVVVPKIIAIGPRFINENELKYIPQNNKLYYFHVIWGAKEAMYKCHGKKELDFKKHLEVSPFDFSPVCFTFEGRIHKDDCIVKYSLFAELNDKIMTVYAVEN